The following coding sequences are from one Brienomyrus brachyistius isolate T26 chromosome 2, BBRACH_0.4, whole genome shotgun sequence window:
- the LOC125709402 gene encoding uncharacterized protein LOC125709402 isoform X4 — MAYAKYWMSFDTRQVPTESQGTSWAPNRGEGTSWAPARGQRMSWAPARGQGMSREPARGQGTSWDPARGQGTSWEPARGQRRSWEPARGQGTSWEPARGQGTSWEPARGQGMSWAPARGQERGLWTSSASMVKKQTQNTARCGTRRYPADVVFVEGIIKAETRPRLGERDDTLPPHYRSLKEPVPVAPVLMENTVKSTGNNIRSHLYDSSG; from the exons ATGGCCTACGCAAAATACTGGATGTCCTTT GATACGAGACAGGTGCCGACAGAGAGCCAGGGGACGAGCTGGGCGCCGAACAGGGGTGAGGGGACGAGCTGGGCGCCGGCGAGGGGCCAGAGGATGAGCTGGGCACCGGCGAGGGGCCAGGGGATGAGCAGGGAGCCGGCGAGGGGCCAGGGGACGAGCTGGGACCCGGCGAGGGGCCAGGGGACGAGCTGGGAGCCGGCGAGGGGCCAGAGGAGGAGCTGGGAGCCGGCCAGGGGCCAGGGGACGAGCTGGGAGCCGGCGAGGGGCCAGGGGACGAGCTGGGAGCCGGCGAGGGGCCAGGGGATGAGCTGGGCGCCAGCGAGGGGCCAGGAGAGGGGACTGTGGACATCCTCGGCTTCTATGGTGAAAAAG CAAACCCAGAACACAGCGCGCTGTGGCACCAGAAGGTACCCAGCGGATGTTGTGTTTGTT GAAGGCATCATAAAAGCCGAGACAAGACCGCGAttgggtgagagagacgacaCCCTGCCTCCACATTACAGGTCTCTAAAGGAGCCGGTACCTGTTGCACCAGTTCTCATGGAAAACACG GTCAAGTCAACTGGAAACAATATAAGGTCACATCTGTATGACAGCAGTGGTTAA
- the LOC125709402 gene encoding uncharacterized protein LOC125709402 isoform X1, with translation MAYAKYWMSFDTRQVPTESQGTSWAPNRGEGTSWAPARGQRMSWAPARGQGMSREPARGQGTSWDPARGQGTSWEPARGQRRSWEPARGQGTSWEPARGQGTSWEPARGQGMSWAPARGQERGLWTSSASMVKKQTQNTARCGTRRYPADVVFVEGIIKAETRPRLGERDDTLPPHYRSLKEPVPVAPVLMENTSHSKPMFADFSNTLHVSKPVPMVQSAAVAEEGIIKAETRPRLGERDDTLPPHYRTLKDPVPVAPVLMENTVKSTGNNIRSHLYDSSG, from the exons ATGGCCTACGCAAAATACTGGATGTCCTTT GATACGAGACAGGTGCCGACAGAGAGCCAGGGGACGAGCTGGGCGCCGAACAGGGGTGAGGGGACGAGCTGGGCGCCGGCGAGGGGCCAGAGGATGAGCTGGGCACCGGCGAGGGGCCAGGGGATGAGCAGGGAGCCGGCGAGGGGCCAGGGGACGAGCTGGGACCCGGCGAGGGGCCAGGGGACGAGCTGGGAGCCGGCGAGGGGCCAGAGGAGGAGCTGGGAGCCGGCCAGGGGCCAGGGGACGAGCTGGGAGCCGGCGAGGGGCCAGGGGACGAGCTGGGAGCCGGCGAGGGGCCAGGGGATGAGCTGGGCGCCAGCGAGGGGCCAGGAGAGGGGACTGTGGACATCCTCGGCTTCTATGGTGAAAAAG CAAACCCAGAACACAGCGCGCTGTGGCACCAGAAGGTACCCAGCGGATGTTGTGTTTGTT GAAGGCATCATAAAAGCCGAGACAAGACCGCGAttgggtgagagagacgacaCCCTGCCTCCACATTACAGGTCTCTAAAGGAGCCGGTACCTGTTGCACCAGTTCTCATGGAAAACACG AGTCATTCGAAGCCCATGTTTGCCGATTTCTCAAACACCCTGCATGTTTCAAAGCCAGTGCCAATGGTTCAATCTGCAGCTGTTGCTGAG GAAGGCATCATAAAAGCCGAGACAAGACCGCGATTGGGTGAGAGGGACGACACCCTGCCTCCACATTACAGGACTCTAAAGGATCCGGTACCTGTTGCACCAGTCCTCATGGAAAACACG GTCAAGTCAACTGGAAACAATATAAGGTCACATCTGTATGACAGCAGTGGTTAA
- the LOC125709402 gene encoding uncharacterized protein LOC125709402 isoform X5 → MAYAKYWMSFDTRQVPTESQGTSWAPNRGEGTSWAPARGQRMSWAPARGQGMSREPARGQGTSWDPARGQGTSWEPARGQRRSWEPARGQGTSWEPARGQGTSWEPARGQGMSWAPARGQERGLWTSSASMVKKQTQNTARCGTRRYPADVVFVEGIIKAETRPRLGERDDTLPPHYRSLKEPVPVAPVLMENTVKSTGNNIRSHLYDSSG, encoded by the exons ATGGCCTACGCAAAATACTGGATGTCCTTT GATACGAGACAGGTGCCGACAGAGAGCCAGGGGACGAGCTGGGCGCCGAACAGGGGTGAGGGGACGAGCTGGGCGCCGGCGAGGGGCCAGAGGATGAGCTGGGCACCGGCGAGGGGCCAGGGGATGAGCAGGGAGCCGGCGAGGGGCCAGGGGACGAGCTGGGACCCGGCGAGGGGCCAGGGGACGAGCTGGGAGCCGGCGAGGGGCCAGAGGAGGAGCTGGGAGCCGGCCAGGGGCCAGGGGACGAGCTGGGAGCCGGCGAGGGGCCAGGGGACGAGCTGGGAGCCGGCGAGGGGCCAGGGGATGAGCTGGGCGCCAGCGAGGGGCCAGGAGAGGGGACTGTGGACATCCTCGGCTTCTATGGTGAAAAAG CAAACCCAGAACACAGCGCGCTGTGGCACCAGAAGGTACCCAGCGGATGTTGTGTTTGTT GAAGGCATCATAAAAGCCGAGACAAGACCGCGAttgggtgagagagacgacaCCCTGCCTCCACATTACAGGTCTCTAAAGGAGCCGGTAC CTGTTGCACCAGTCCTCATGGAAAACACG GTCAAGTCAACTGGAAACAATATAAGGTCACATCTGTATGACAGCAGTGGTTAA
- the LOC125709402 gene encoding uncharacterized protein LOC125709402 isoform X6 translates to MAYAKYWMSFDTRQVPTESQGTSWAPNRGEGTSWAPARGQRMSWAPARGQGMSREPARGQGTSWDPARGQGTSWEPARGQRRSWEPARGQGTSWEPARGQGTSWEPARGQGMSWAPARGQERGLWTSSASMVKKQTQNTARCGTRRYPADVVFVEGIIKAETRPRLGERDDTLPPHYRTLKDPVPVAPVLMENTVKSTGNNIRSHLYDSSG, encoded by the exons ATGGCCTACGCAAAATACTGGATGTCCTTT GATACGAGACAGGTGCCGACAGAGAGCCAGGGGACGAGCTGGGCGCCGAACAGGGGTGAGGGGACGAGCTGGGCGCCGGCGAGGGGCCAGAGGATGAGCTGGGCACCGGCGAGGGGCCAGGGGATGAGCAGGGAGCCGGCGAGGGGCCAGGGGACGAGCTGGGACCCGGCGAGGGGCCAGGGGACGAGCTGGGAGCCGGCGAGGGGCCAGAGGAGGAGCTGGGAGCCGGCCAGGGGCCAGGGGACGAGCTGGGAGCCGGCGAGGGGCCAGGGGACGAGCTGGGAGCCGGCGAGGGGCCAGGGGATGAGCTGGGCGCCAGCGAGGGGCCAGGAGAGGGGACTGTGGACATCCTCGGCTTCTATGGTGAAAAAG CAAACCCAGAACACAGCGCGCTGTGGCACCAGAAGGTACCCAGCGGATGTTGTGTTTGTT GAAGGCATCATAAAAGCCGAGACAAGACCGCGATTGGGTGAGAGGGACGACACCCTGCCTCCACATTACAGGACTCTAAAGGATCCGGTACCTGTTGCACCAGTCCTCATGGAAAACACG GTCAAGTCAACTGGAAACAATATAAGGTCACATCTGTATGACAGCAGTGGTTAA
- the LOC125709402 gene encoding uncharacterized protein LOC125709402 isoform X2 produces the protein MDTRQVPTESQGTSWAPNRGEGTSWAPARGQRMSWAPARGQGMSREPARGQGTSWDPARGQGTSWEPARGQRRSWEPARGQGTSWEPARGQGTSWEPARGQGMSWAPARGQERGLWTSSASMVKKQTQNTARCGTRRYPADVVFVEGIIKAETRPRLGERDDTLPPHYRSLKEPVPVAPVLMENTSHSKPMFADFSNTLHVSKPVPMVQSAAVAEEGIIKAETRPRLGERDDTLPPHYRTLKDPVPVAPVLMENTVKSTGNNIRSHLYDSSG, from the exons Atg GATACGAGACAGGTGCCGACAGAGAGCCAGGGGACGAGCTGGGCGCCGAACAGGGGTGAGGGGACGAGCTGGGCGCCGGCGAGGGGCCAGAGGATGAGCTGGGCACCGGCGAGGGGCCAGGGGATGAGCAGGGAGCCGGCGAGGGGCCAGGGGACGAGCTGGGACCCGGCGAGGGGCCAGGGGACGAGCTGGGAGCCGGCGAGGGGCCAGAGGAGGAGCTGGGAGCCGGCCAGGGGCCAGGGGACGAGCTGGGAGCCGGCGAGGGGCCAGGGGACGAGCTGGGAGCCGGCGAGGGGCCAGGGGATGAGCTGGGCGCCAGCGAGGGGCCAGGAGAGGGGACTGTGGACATCCTCGGCTTCTATGGTGAAAAAG CAAACCCAGAACACAGCGCGCTGTGGCACCAGAAGGTACCCAGCGGATGTTGTGTTTGTT GAAGGCATCATAAAAGCCGAGACAAGACCGCGAttgggtgagagagacgacaCCCTGCCTCCACATTACAGGTCTCTAAAGGAGCCGGTACCTGTTGCACCAGTTCTCATGGAAAACACG AGTCATTCGAAGCCCATGTTTGCCGATTTCTCAAACACCCTGCATGTTTCAAAGCCAGTGCCAATGGTTCAATCTGCAGCTGTTGCTGAG GAAGGCATCATAAAAGCCGAGACAAGACCGCGATTGGGTGAGAGGGACGACACCCTGCCTCCACATTACAGGACTCTAAAGGATCCGGTACCTGTTGCACCAGTCCTCATGGAAAACACG GTCAAGTCAACTGGAAACAATATAAGGTCACATCTGTATGACAGCAGTGGTTAA
- the LOC125709402 gene encoding uncharacterized protein LOC125709402 isoform X3: MAYAKYWMSFDTRQVPTESQGTSWAPNRGEGTSWAPARGQRMSWAPARGQGMSREPARGQGTSWDPARGQGTSWEPARGQRRSWEPARGQGTSWEPARGQGTSWEPARGQGMSWAPARGQERGLWTSSASMVKKQTQNTARCGTRRYPADVVFVEGIIKAETRPRLGERDDTLPPHYRSLKEPVPVAPVLMENTEGIIKAETRPRLGERDDTLPPHYRTLKDPVPVAPVLMENTVKSTGNNIRSHLYDSSG; the protein is encoded by the exons ATGGCCTACGCAAAATACTGGATGTCCTTT GATACGAGACAGGTGCCGACAGAGAGCCAGGGGACGAGCTGGGCGCCGAACAGGGGTGAGGGGACGAGCTGGGCGCCGGCGAGGGGCCAGAGGATGAGCTGGGCACCGGCGAGGGGCCAGGGGATGAGCAGGGAGCCGGCGAGGGGCCAGGGGACGAGCTGGGACCCGGCGAGGGGCCAGGGGACGAGCTGGGAGCCGGCGAGGGGCCAGAGGAGGAGCTGGGAGCCGGCCAGGGGCCAGGGGACGAGCTGGGAGCCGGCGAGGGGCCAGGGGACGAGCTGGGAGCCGGCGAGGGGCCAGGGGATGAGCTGGGCGCCAGCGAGGGGCCAGGAGAGGGGACTGTGGACATCCTCGGCTTCTATGGTGAAAAAG CAAACCCAGAACACAGCGCGCTGTGGCACCAGAAGGTACCCAGCGGATGTTGTGTTTGTT GAAGGCATCATAAAAGCCGAGACAAGACCGCGAttgggtgagagagacgacaCCCTGCCTCCACATTACAGGTCTCTAAAGGAGCCGGTACCTGTTGCACCAGTTCTCATGGAAAACACG GAAGGCATCATAAAAGCCGAGACAAGACCGCGATTGGGTGAGAGGGACGACACCCTGCCTCCACATTACAGGACTCTAAAGGATCCGGTACCTGTTGCACCAGTCCTCATGGAAAACACG GTCAAGTCAACTGGAAACAATATAAGGTCACATCTGTATGACAGCAGTGGTTAA
- the LOC125709402 gene encoding uncharacterized protein LOC125709402 isoform X8 has product MAYAKYWMWLQTQNTARCGTRRYPADVVFVEGIIKAETRPRLGERDDTLPPHYRSLKEPVPVAPVLMENTSHSKPMFADFSNTLHVSKPVPMVQSAAVAEEGIIKAETRPRLGERDDTLPPHYRTLKDPVPVAPVLMENTVKSTGNNIRSHLYDSSG; this is encoded by the exons CAAACCCAGAACACAGCGCGCTGTGGCACCAGAAGGTACCCAGCGGATGTTGTGTTTGTT GAAGGCATCATAAAAGCCGAGACAAGACCGCGAttgggtgagagagacgacaCCCTGCCTCCACATTACAGGTCTCTAAAGGAGCCGGTACCTGTTGCACCAGTTCTCATGGAAAACACG AGTCATTCGAAGCCCATGTTTGCCGATTTCTCAAACACCCTGCATGTTTCAAAGCCAGTGCCAATGGTTCAATCTGCAGCTGTTGCTGAG GAAGGCATCATAAAAGCCGAGACAAGACCGCGATTGGGTGAGAGGGACGACACCCTGCCTCCACATTACAGGACTCTAAAGGATCCGGTACCTGTTGCACCAGTCCTCATGGAAAACACG GTCAAGTCAACTGGAAACAATATAAGGTCACATCTGTATGACAGCAGTGGTTAA